The following proteins are co-located in the Mycolicibacterium goodii genome:
- a CDS encoding helix-turn-helix transcriptional regulator translates to MRLAWPLTGRHEETRLIDAALTSADLAGIVIHGVAGVGKSRIAREALAAMAAAGHETRWVVGTSVAGGLPLGAFARWVGTADADTGALVGRVIDAMTSGSTADRPAVIAVDDAHHLDDLSAFVLRQIVARRAAKLLLTVRDGSAVPDAVQGVWRSGGFERLDLQPCSRAESTHLLIAALGGPVDPGAAERLWRLTRGNILYLRNIVEQEVTHGRLTRRHGYWRWTGDPVLPPGLVELIEDRIGALPTAVGEVVDILAVAEPMPLRTLTTITEPAAVDEAERRGLITLDALDTGVEVRAAHPLYAEIRRNRALATRLRRLRGLVASELARGGDRDEMRVVVRRAALTLESDLPADPDLLTRAAQGAVALADLELAERLAAAAVRAGGGPESNFVQAHALSWLSRGEQSDAVLAAVDASGLTDAGRARLAFLRACNRLWALADPEGARSIVAAAAADTPAHTRQCLDAFDVVYGAAVGVPDTAATAADRLDTAALPAVVGAVTEWAAATSAGDAGRLDDAVRAAENGYRIAEGGFDAAHVRFVIADAHIGALMLAGEIAHAVHEAERQYAYAAELPGAAQLFGTAVAGRAALAAGRLDVACEKLGTVADLMRAAGDTNGFAYRFSLPQATALAMRGSADAATLVGIDERRHPGWRYLHYEHALVHAWVAAAQGAVSEAAEHALAAADVAADHGQWAAEVLCRQTAAQFGDASGAQRLQELSAHVDGPRAAAAAAFANALRREDADALGEVSTELERIGDLVAAADAAAHASMVHRRKNRRGSALGLAHRAEALAERCGGAATPTVLACAEHLPLTDREREIVALLAAGVSSRAVAQRLRLSVRTVEGHVYRAMSKTGAGSRAELIDLVKRQHRRFE, encoded by the coding sequence GTGCGACTCGCCTGGCCGCTGACCGGGCGGCATGAGGAAACGCGGTTGATCGACGCCGCGCTGACGTCGGCCGACCTGGCGGGGATCGTGATCCACGGCGTCGCCGGGGTCGGCAAGAGCCGCATCGCCCGCGAAGCCCTCGCCGCGATGGCCGCGGCAGGGCATGAAACCCGTTGGGTCGTCGGGACATCCGTGGCCGGTGGCCTGCCGCTGGGAGCGTTCGCGCGGTGGGTCGGTACCGCCGACGCCGACACCGGCGCCCTCGTCGGGCGGGTCATCGACGCAATGACGTCGGGGTCGACCGCGGACCGGCCCGCGGTCATCGCCGTCGACGACGCCCACCACCTCGACGACCTCTCGGCGTTCGTGCTGCGGCAGATCGTGGCCAGGCGCGCCGCGAAGCTGCTGCTGACGGTGCGTGACGGCAGCGCGGTACCCGACGCGGTGCAGGGTGTGTGGAGGAGCGGTGGTTTCGAACGGCTCGACCTGCAACCGTGCTCGCGCGCGGAGTCGACGCACCTGCTGATCGCCGCGCTGGGCGGCCCGGTCGATCCGGGTGCCGCCGAGCGGCTGTGGCGCCTGACCCGCGGCAACATCCTGTACCTGCGCAACATCGTCGAACAGGAGGTGACGCACGGGCGGCTCACCCGCAGGCACGGCTACTGGCGCTGGACCGGGGATCCGGTGCTGCCGCCCGGTCTGGTCGAGTTGATCGAAGACCGAATCGGCGCGCTGCCGACGGCCGTCGGCGAGGTCGTCGACATCCTGGCCGTCGCCGAGCCGATGCCGCTGCGGACACTGACCACCATCACCGAACCCGCCGCGGTGGACGAGGCCGAACGGCGCGGCCTGATCACCCTGGACGCGCTCGACACCGGCGTCGAGGTGCGGGCCGCGCACCCGCTGTACGCCGAGATCCGTCGTAATCGCGCCCTGGCGACCCGGTTGCGCCGGTTGCGCGGGCTGGTGGCCTCCGAACTCGCCCGCGGCGGCGATCGCGACGAGATGCGTGTGGTGGTGCGCCGCGCCGCGCTCACCCTCGAATCGGACCTGCCCGCCGACCCCGACCTACTGACCCGGGCCGCCCAGGGGGCGGTGGCCCTGGCCGACCTGGAGCTGGCCGAGCGGCTCGCGGCGGCCGCGGTGCGCGCGGGCGGCGGCCCCGAGTCGAATTTCGTTCAGGCCCATGCGTTGTCCTGGTTGAGTCGCGGCGAGCAGTCCGATGCGGTGCTCGCCGCCGTCGACGCGTCCGGGCTCACCGACGCCGGGCGGGCCCGTCTGGCGTTCCTGCGCGCGTGCAACCGTCTGTGGGCGTTGGCCGATCCCGAAGGGGCCCGGTCGATCGTCGCCGCGGCCGCCGCCGACACACCCGCGCACACCCGGCAGTGTCTCGACGCGTTCGACGTCGTCTACGGCGCCGCCGTCGGCGTCCCGGACACGGCCGCGACCGCCGCGGACCGACTGGACACCGCGGCGCTGCCCGCGGTGGTCGGCGCGGTGACCGAGTGGGCCGCGGCGACATCGGCGGGCGACGCCGGACGCCTCGACGACGCCGTGCGCGCGGCCGAGAACGGTTATCGCATCGCCGAGGGCGGCTTCGACGCGGCGCACGTGCGGTTCGTGATCGCCGACGCCCACATCGGCGCGCTGATGCTCGCCGGTGAGATCGCCCATGCCGTGCACGAGGCCGAGCGGCAGTACGCCTACGCCGCCGAATTACCCGGCGCGGCACAGCTGTTCGGGACCGCGGTGGCGGGCCGTGCGGCACTCGCGGCGGGCAGGCTGGACGTGGCTTGCGAAAAGCTGGGCACGGTTGCGGATCTGATGCGGGCGGCCGGTGACACCAACGGCTTCGCCTACCGGTTCTCGCTACCGCAGGCGACCGCGCTGGCCATGCGCGGTTCGGCGGATGCGGCGACGCTGGTCGGGATCGATGAGCGCAGGCATCCCGGCTGGCGATACCTGCACTACGAGCACGCCCTGGTACACGCATGGGTCGCGGCCGCGCAGGGCGCGGTCTCGGAGGCCGCCGAACACGCGCTGGCCGCGGCGGACGTGGCCGCCGACCACGGGCAGTGGGCGGCCGAGGTGCTGTGCCGCCAGACCGCGGCCCAGTTCGGCGATGCCTCCGGCGCGCAACGGCTCCAGGAACTGTCCGCACACGTCGACGGCCCACGCGCCGCGGCGGCCGCGGCCTTCGCCAACGCGCTGCGCCGCGAGGACGCCGACGCGCTCGGCGAGGTGTCGACCGAACTCGAGCGGATCGGGGACCTGGTGGCCGCCGCCGACGCCGCCGCCCACGCCTCGATGGTGCACCGCAGGAAGAACCGGCGCGGCTCGGCGCTCGGTCTGGCACACCGCGCCGAGGCGCTCGCCGAACGGTGCGGCGGCGCCGCGACACCGACCGTGCTGGCATGTGCCGAGCACCTACCGCTGACCGACCGCGAGCGCGAGATCGTCGCCCTTCTGGCAGCGGGGGTGTCCAGTCGTGCGGTGGCACAACGCCTGCGGCTGTCGGTGCGCACCGTGGAGGGGCACGTCTACCGCGCGATGTCGAAGACCGGGGCCGGCTCGCGCGCCGAGCTCATCGACCTCGTCAAGCGGCAGCACCGCAGATTCGAGTAA
- a CDS encoding fumarate reductase/succinate dehydrogenase flavoprotein subunit → MTVTTASPAGPSNSALTAPRVTDAARIDCDVLVIGGGTAGTMAALTAAENGARVLLLEKAHVRHSGALAMGMDGVNNAVIPGKAEPEDYVAEITRANDGIVNQRTVYQTATRGFAMVQRLERYGVKFEKDEHGEYAVRRVHRSGSYVLPMPEGKDVKKALYRVLRQRSMREKIRIENRLMPVRVLTDDGRAVGAAAFNTRTGEFVVVAAKAVILSTGACGRLGLPASGYLYGTYENPTNAGDGYAMAYHAGAELSGIECFQVNPLIKDYNGPACAYVANPFGGYQVNALGERFVDSDYWSGQMMAEVKREIESARGPIYLKVSHLPDETITALENILHTTERPTRGTFHANRGHDYRTHDIEMHISEIGLCSGHSASGVWVDEHARTTVPGLYAAGDLACVPHNYMIGAFVYGDLAGAHAASSLADVPAPQELPQDQIVEAHELIYRPLRHPDGPPQPQVEYKLRRFVNDYVAPPKTATKLSIAVETFERMAAEIEEIGARTPHELMRAVEVSFIRDCAEMAARSSLTRTESRWGLYHERADLPQRDDEQWRYHLNLYKDRDGRMRFVKRPVAPYFVPVPELDHLPSQHPAREVRQPELSGGRAPAVEHSRIRDAAPAQPPSPRIAAVLAMEEPTLTDLDEFLADPDPGVRRTAVATLGEHLPDGYRDALVAALADADAGVRLEAADVVRELVEVLPGPEMFAVRLTSADPVVRAVTVHVLGARRVGNAAAYRAALTDPDHRVRIEAVRASVSVDDATGVAAATADDNREVRIAALGGLATLRTGADAVRALLEDADPLVRAAALTALGAVGCDADDVVAVEKALTESAWQIRQGAVRALAGAEPAVAVPALSRALTDQHLDVRKAAVLSLSRWADTQSGARDALTGALEDSDADVRAYARQALTRAG, encoded by the coding sequence ATGACCGTAACGACAGCATCACCGGCCGGGCCGTCGAACTCGGCGCTCACCGCACCCCGGGTCACCGACGCCGCCCGCATCGACTGCGACGTCCTGGTGATCGGTGGCGGCACCGCGGGCACCATGGCCGCGTTGACCGCGGCCGAGAACGGCGCCCGGGTGCTGCTGCTGGAGAAGGCCCACGTGCGGCATTCCGGTGCACTCGCGATGGGCATGGACGGCGTCAACAACGCCGTCATCCCCGGCAAGGCCGAACCCGAGGACTACGTCGCCGAGATCACCCGCGCCAACGACGGGATCGTCAACCAGCGCACCGTGTACCAGACCGCGACCCGCGGTTTCGCCATGGTGCAGCGGCTGGAACGCTACGGCGTGAAGTTCGAGAAGGACGAGCACGGCGAGTACGCGGTGCGCCGGGTACACCGGTCCGGGTCGTATGTGCTGCCGATGCCCGAGGGCAAGGACGTCAAGAAGGCGCTCTACCGGGTGCTGCGGCAACGCTCGATGCGCGAGAAGATCCGCATCGAGAACCGCCTGATGCCGGTGCGCGTGCTCACCGACGACGGGCGGGCCGTCGGCGCTGCGGCGTTCAACACCCGCACCGGCGAATTCGTCGTCGTCGCGGCCAAGGCCGTGATCCTGTCGACCGGCGCCTGCGGGCGCCTCGGGCTGCCCGCCTCCGGCTACCTGTACGGCACCTACGAGAACCCGACCAACGCCGGGGACGGCTACGCCATGGCCTACCACGCGGGTGCCGAACTGTCCGGAATCGAGTGCTTCCAGGTCAACCCGTTGATCAAGGACTACAACGGGCCCGCGTGCGCCTATGTGGCCAACCCGTTCGGCGGATACCAGGTCAACGCGCTGGGGGAGCGGTTCGTCGACTCCGACTACTGGTCCGGCCAGATGATGGCCGAGGTCAAACGCGAGATCGAATCGGCGCGCGGGCCGATCTACCTGAAGGTCAGCCACCTGCCCGACGAGACCATCACGGCGCTGGAGAACATCCTGCACACCACCGAGCGGCCCACCCGCGGCACCTTCCACGCCAACCGCGGGCACGACTACCGGACCCACGACATCGAGATGCACATCTCCGAGATCGGTTTGTGCTCAGGCCATTCCGCCTCCGGCGTGTGGGTCGACGAGCACGCCCGCACCACGGTGCCCGGGCTCTACGCCGCGGGCGACCTGGCGTGTGTGCCGCACAACTACATGATCGGCGCATTCGTCTACGGTGATCTCGCCGGTGCGCACGCCGCGTCCAGCCTGGCCGATGTGCCTGCCCCGCAGGAACTTCCGCAGGATCAGATCGTCGAGGCGCACGAGCTGATCTACCGTCCGCTGCGCCACCCCGACGGCCCGCCGCAGCCGCAGGTGGAATACAAGCTGCGCCGCTTCGTCAACGACTATGTGGCCCCGCCGAAGACCGCGACCAAACTGTCGATCGCGGTAGAGACATTCGAGCGGATGGCCGCCGAGATCGAAGAGATCGGCGCCAGGACGCCGCACGAACTGATGCGTGCGGTGGAGGTGTCGTTCATCCGCGACTGCGCCGAGATGGCGGCACGCTCGTCGCTGACGCGGACCGAATCGCGGTGGGGTCTCTATCATGAACGCGCCGATCTGCCGCAGCGTGACGACGAACAGTGGCGCTACCACCTCAACCTCTACAAGGACCGCGACGGCCGGATGCGGTTCGTCAAGCGTCCCGTCGCACCGTATTTCGTGCCGGTCCCCGAACTCGACCATCTTCCGTCGCAGCATCCGGCCCGCGAGGTGCGCCAACCCGAGCTGTCCGGGGGCCGGGCACCCGCGGTGGAACACTCCCGCATCCGCGACGCGGCACCGGCGCAGCCGCCGTCGCCGCGTATCGCGGCCGTGCTGGCCATGGAGGAGCCGACCCTGACCGACCTGGACGAGTTCCTGGCCGATCCCGACCCGGGGGTGCGCCGCACCGCGGTGGCGACCCTGGGTGAACACCTGCCCGACGGCTACCGGGATGCGCTGGTCGCCGCGCTCGCCGACGCCGACGCGGGGGTGCGCCTGGAGGCCGCCGACGTGGTGCGCGAACTGGTCGAGGTGCTGCCCGGGCCCGAGATGTTCGCGGTGCGGCTGACGTCGGCCGATCCCGTGGTCCGCGCCGTCACGGTGCACGTGCTCGGTGCGCGGCGGGTCGGCAACGCTGCGGCCTACCGTGCGGCGCTCACCGACCCCGACCACCGGGTGCGGATCGAGGCGGTGCGGGCGTCGGTGTCGGTCGACGACGCGACCGGGGTCGCGGCCGCCACGGCCGACGACAACCGCGAGGTGCGCATCGCCGCGCTCGGCGGGTTGGCGACGCTGCGCACCGGCGCGGACGCCGTGCGTGCGCTGCTGGAGGATGCGGACCCGCTGGTGCGCGCCGCGGCGCTGACGGCCCTCGGCGCGGTCGGATGCGACGCCGACGACGTGGTCGCCGTCGAGAAGGCGCTCACCGAGTCGGCGTGGCAGATCCGGCAGGGCGCGGTACGGGCACTGGCCGGGGCCGAACCCGCGGTTGCTGTGCCCGCGTTGTCGCGCGCGCTCACCGATCAGCACCTGGACGTGCGCAAGGCCGCCGTGCTGAGCCTCAGCCGGTGGGCGGACACGCAATCCGGTGCCCGCGACGCCCTGACCGGCGCGCTCGAGGACTCCGACGCCGACGTCCGTGCCTACGCCCGCCAGGCGTTGACGCGCGCGGGGTGA
- a CDS encoding ABC transporter ATP-binding protein has protein sequence MSVTETTGTATATGMRLELDGVRLSYTGTPVIDNLSLTVRPGEILVLTGPSGCGKSTILRALTGLLRPDAGRVLADGLPVTTTSRDRGMVFQDSALLPWRTVRSNIELALQLRGEPKAGRRARAERWISEVGLTGFADFLPKSLSGGMRQRVQLARGLAGAPRAVMMDEPFAALDTRTRAAMQRLLIDTWRAHPTTIVFVTHDVDEALTLGDRIAVLGRAGQPLRALVDVPQPRSEHPDRSSLRADVIAALEQS, from the coding sequence ATGAGCGTCACCGAAACGACCGGTACCGCAACGGCCACAGGCATGCGTCTTGAACTCGACGGTGTCCGGTTGTCCTACACGGGGACACCGGTGATCGACAATCTGAGCCTCACCGTGCGGCCCGGCGAGATCCTCGTGCTCACCGGCCCGTCCGGATGCGGCAAGTCCACGATCCTGCGCGCCCTGACCGGACTGCTCCGACCCGATGCGGGCCGCGTGCTGGCCGACGGGCTCCCGGTGACCACCACCTCACGAGACCGCGGCATGGTGTTCCAGGACAGTGCGCTGCTGCCGTGGCGCACCGTACGGTCCAATATCGAACTGGCGCTGCAACTTCGGGGTGAACCCAAGGCCGGGCGCCGGGCCAGGGCCGAGCGCTGGATCAGCGAGGTCGGGCTGACCGGTTTCGCCGATTTCCTGCCCAAGAGCCTGTCCGGCGGCATGCGGCAACGCGTCCAGTTGGCCCGCGGCCTGGCCGGCGCGCCGCGTGCGGTGATGATGGACGAACCCTTCGCCGCGCTGGACACCCGCACCAGGGCCGCGATGCAGCGACTGCTGATCGACACATGGCGGGCACACCCCACCACGATCGTGTTCGTCACCCACGACGTCGACGAGGCGCTGACACTCGGGGACCGCATCGCGGTGCTCGGCCGGGCCGGCCAACCGCTGCGGGCACTCGTGGACGTGCCGCAGCCGCGTTCCGAGCACCCCGACCGTTCGTCGCTGCGCGCCGACGTCATTGCCGCACTGGAGCAATCATGA
- a CDS encoding ABC transporter permease — protein MTTADLAADRADIPAVPAAAPQPTTVTRRTGSPWPRRLVRAASVLAAIALWQLLTANDFRLGLRFDTLPTVTEVAVALGNRLGTPEYWLDLAQSLIRILTGFGLAAVLGVVTGILLGRSALFADIFGPLTELARPIPAIAMVPVAILLFPTDEAGIVFITFLAAYFPIMVSVRHAVRALPTIWEDSVRTLGGGRLDVLRQVVLPGILPGLFGGLSVGMGVAWICVISAEMISGRLGVGYRTWQAYTVLNYPDVFVGIITIGALGFTTAAAVELIGRRVTRWLPRGEENAR, from the coding sequence GTGACCACCGCCGACCTCGCTGCCGACCGCGCCGACATCCCCGCCGTCCCCGCTGCGGCACCGCAGCCGACGACCGTGACCCGGCGCACCGGCTCGCCGTGGCCACGCCGACTGGTGCGCGCCGCCTCGGTGCTCGCCGCGATCGCGCTGTGGCAGCTGTTGACCGCCAACGACTTCCGGCTGGGTCTGCGGTTCGACACGCTGCCGACGGTCACCGAGGTGGCCGTGGCACTGGGCAACCGGCTGGGCACGCCCGAGTACTGGCTCGACCTCGCGCAGTCGCTGATCCGGATCCTCACCGGGTTCGGCCTGGCCGCGGTGCTCGGTGTGGTCACCGGCATCCTGCTGGGCCGCTCGGCGCTGTTCGCCGACATCTTCGGCCCGCTCACCGAGTTGGCCCGACCCATCCCGGCGATCGCCATGGTGCCCGTCGCGATCCTGCTGTTCCCGACCGACGAGGCCGGCATCGTGTTCATCACGTTCCTCGCGGCGTACTTCCCGATCATGGTGAGCGTGCGCCACGCGGTCCGGGCGCTGCCGACGATCTGGGAGGACTCGGTGCGCACCCTCGGCGGTGGACGCCTCGACGTCCTGCGGCAGGTGGTGTTGCCGGGCATCCTGCCCGGGCTGTTCGGCGGACTGTCGGTCGGGATGGGCGTGGCATGGATCTGCGTGATCTCGGCCGAGATGATCTCGGGGCGTCTCGGCGTCGGCTACCGCACCTGGCAGGCCTACACCGTGCTGAACTACCCCGACGTGTTCGTCGGCATCATCACGATCGGTGCGCTCGGGTTCACCACCGCGGCCGCGGTGGAACTGATCGGCCGCCGTGTCACGCGCTGGCTGCCGCGCGGTGAGGAGAACGCACGATGA
- a CDS encoding ABC transporter substrate-binding protein → MKTALITLTAGLVLATAGCSLDSATRSADTVDVVIGYQSKTINTVTAGTLLRAKGFLEQRLSDITADTGTEYNVTWQDYDTGAPITAQMVAEKIDIGSMGDYPMLINGSKTQANERASTEMVSVTGYNPKGALNMVVVPPDSPAQQLSDLAGKKISASVGSAGHGMLVQALSRAGIDPRTGVEVLNQQPQVGASALESGQVQAFSQFVAWPGLLVHQNKAKLLYDGAELDYPTLHGVVVRRAYAAEHPEVLKAFLQAQLDATEFLNTEPLEAARIVAEGSGLPQEVVYLYNGPGGTSFDPTLKPSLIEALKGDVPYLKSIDTFADLDIDGFVQDGPLREAYAERGQDYDTALKSTVNPSALGGHDQICDTAVDDPATASELWLDGSDTTIAASSPNCLLKAIRDAQARGEKVRTAYVPDTELGTRWFADKAVWVRQPGAAGTDHLPFGTPAGAQRYVAAHPGSTIVDYRSALAGVL, encoded by the coding sequence GTGAAAACGGCCCTGATCACCCTCACCGCCGGCCTGGTGCTCGCCACAGCGGGCTGCTCACTGGACTCGGCGACCAGATCCGCCGACACCGTGGACGTGGTCATCGGATACCAGTCCAAGACCATCAACACCGTCACCGCGGGAACGCTGCTGCGCGCCAAGGGTTTCCTGGAGCAGCGGCTCTCCGATATCACCGCAGACACCGGAACCGAGTACAACGTGACGTGGCAGGACTACGACACCGGAGCCCCGATCACGGCGCAGATGGTGGCCGAGAAGATCGACATCGGGTCGATGGGGGACTACCCGATGCTGATCAACGGATCCAAGACCCAGGCCAACGAACGCGCCAGCACCGAGATGGTGTCGGTGACCGGGTACAACCCCAAGGGCGCGCTGAACATGGTTGTGGTGCCGCCCGATTCACCGGCACAACAACTGTCGGACCTGGCGGGCAAGAAGATCTCGGCGAGCGTCGGCTCGGCCGGGCACGGCATGCTCGTGCAGGCACTCAGCAGGGCAGGCATCGACCCTAGAACCGGGGTGGAGGTGCTCAATCAGCAACCCCAGGTCGGCGCGTCCGCACTGGAATCCGGTCAGGTGCAGGCCTTCTCCCAATTCGTGGCATGGCCGGGACTGCTGGTGCACCAGAACAAGGCCAAACTGCTGTACGACGGCGCCGAGCTCGACTACCCGACGCTGCACGGCGTGGTGGTGCGTCGCGCGTACGCCGCCGAGCACCCCGAGGTGCTCAAGGCGTTCCTGCAGGCCCAGCTCGACGCGACCGAGTTCCTCAACACCGAACCGCTGGAGGCCGCCCGCATCGTCGCCGAGGGCAGCGGTCTGCCCCAGGAAGTGGTGTACCTCTACAACGGCCCGGGTGGCACCTCGTTCGACCCGACCCTCAAGCCCTCGCTCATCGAGGCGCTCAAAGGTGACGTGCCCTACCTCAAATCGATCGACACCTTCGCCGACCTCGACATCGACGGCTTCGTCCAGGACGGCCCGCTGCGCGAGGCATACGCCGAACGCGGACAGGACTACGACACCGCGCTGAAGTCGACGGTGAACCCGTCGGCGCTCGGCGGACACGACCAGATCTGCGACACCGCGGTCGACGATCCGGCGACCGCCAGTGAACTGTGGCTCGACGGGTCCGACACCACCATCGCGGCCTCCTCGCCGAACTGCCTGCTCAAGGCGATCCGGGACGCGCAGGCCCGCGGCGAGAAGGTCCGCACCGCCTACGTGCCCGACACCGAACTGGGCACCCGGTGGTTCGCCGACAAGGCCGTATGGGTGCGCCAACCCGGGGCGGCCGGGACCGACCACCTGCCGTTCGGCACCCCAGCGGGCGCCCAGCGCTACGTCGCGGCGCATCCGGGCAGCACCATCGTCGACTACCGCAGCGCACTGGCAGGTGTGCTGTGA
- a CDS encoding ferredoxin family protein: MTLVNQRADVPVTIDESLCIDGCTLCVDVCPLDSLAINPHNGKAYMHVDECWYCGPCAARCPTGAVTVNMPYLIR; the protein is encoded by the coding sequence ATGACACTTGTCAACCAGCGCGCCGACGTCCCGGTGACGATCGACGAATCGCTGTGCATCGACGGGTGCACGCTGTGCGTCGACGTGTGCCCGCTCGACTCGCTGGCGATCAATCCGCACAACGGCAAGGCCTACATGCACGTCGACGAATGCTGGTACTGCGGGCCCTGCGCGGCGCGGTGTCCCACCGGCGCGGTGACCGTCAACATGCCCTATCTGATCCGTTAG
- a CDS encoding GntR family transcriptional regulator has protein sequence MSQPDTPAVSPIRRPRADQARQVADVLRHQIYEGAYEHSLPSETDLAAEFFVSRNTVREALAVLKHEGLIERGTKVGTHVAVRKFDHGLDALVGLKETFKDYGEVRNEVRAALRPAAPPAVARKLGLDPGAEVVFVERLRYLGDLPLSLDLTYLVPDIGAQVIGYDLETNDIFALIERVSGQRLGGATLALEAVSADPHSAATLQVPNGSALLMAERLTSLDDGRPVDLEYIRMRGDRITMRGNLFRRDT, from the coding sequence GTGTCGCAGCCCGATACCCCTGCCGTCTCACCGATCCGCCGTCCCCGCGCCGACCAGGCCCGCCAGGTGGCCGACGTCCTGCGCCACCAGATCTACGAGGGCGCCTATGAACACAGCCTGCCCTCCGAGACCGACCTGGCCGCCGAGTTCTTCGTCTCCCGCAACACCGTGCGTGAAGCGCTGGCCGTCCTCAAGCACGAGGGACTCATCGAGCGCGGCACCAAGGTCGGCACGCATGTGGCCGTCCGCAAGTTCGACCACGGCCTCGACGCGCTGGTCGGCCTGAAGGAGACCTTCAAGGACTACGGCGAGGTCCGCAACGAGGTGCGCGCCGCCCTGCGGCCCGCTGCGCCGCCCGCGGTCGCGCGCAAACTCGGCCTCGACCCGGGGGCCGAGGTGGTCTTCGTGGAGCGGTTGCGCTACCTCGGCGACCTCCCGTTGTCGCTCGACCTGACCTACCTGGTGCCCGACATCGGTGCGCAGGTCATCGGCTACGACCTGGAGACCAACGACATCTTCGCGCTGATCGAACGGGTCAGCGGGCAGCGCCTGGGTGGCGCGACGCTGGCCCTTGAGGCGGTCTCCGCCGACCCGCACTCGGCGGCCACCCTTCAGGTCCCCAACGGCTCGGCCCTGCTGATGGCCGAACGCCTCACCAGCCTCGATGACGGCAGACCCGTCGACCTCGAATACATCCGGATGCGTGGCGACCGAATCACCATGCGCGGCAACCTGTTCAGGAGAGACACATGA
- a CDS encoding lactonase family protein → MTALRPFAICLTAVVAVACANPPEGESAVTIERLVTLSDGDHLASTYADGILAPASAGHRDLLSTVSVHDGAVTTAQVEVSNSVTAAPEVLALSPDGTTAFVTERLRPRNPGETTAQQLAAGDRLFAVDLSNWQDPAIGDVTTIAPSPEALAVHPDGSHVAVVSNTAQASLLQLVRWTPDGFGAVEEFDLADLGIHPGTDGEADNARGGVTATNVHWHPSGRALAVNIDSQNRVAFFTVDTTIAGRPGVRPWGEPVSTGVDPFVGRFTPDGRHYLTSDWGRDLTATDLDKRLPGDRSTLSVIRMGEPGTDQPQKIGTAQSDKSAEGLAISPDGRWVATVNMRGTAVPAGSPLHDDHATVSLLRLDGDTGALSKVGDYRLDGVLPEGGAFDSTGRYFIATVFEGGPGGRGSGLQVYRVGSDDDPGLTAVQHVPLPHGVHHVVAG, encoded by the coding sequence ATGACCGCACTGCGCCCCTTTGCCATCTGTTTGACCGCCGTCGTCGCCGTTGCCTGCGCGAATCCGCCCGAAGGCGAGTCGGCGGTCACGATCGAACGTCTTGTCACGCTCTCCGACGGCGACCATCTGGCGAGTACCTATGCCGACGGCATCCTGGCTCCCGCCTCGGCGGGCCATCGAGACCTGTTGAGCACCGTCAGCGTGCACGATGGCGCCGTGACCACCGCGCAGGTCGAGGTGTCGAACTCGGTGACCGCCGCGCCGGAAGTCCTCGCGTTATCACCGGACGGCACAACAGCATTCGTGACCGAACGACTCAGGCCCCGCAACCCCGGCGAAACCACGGCCCAGCAACTGGCCGCCGGGGACCGGCTCTTTGCGGTCGACCTCTCGAACTGGCAGGACCCGGCGATCGGCGACGTCACCACGATCGCGCCATCACCCGAGGCGCTCGCCGTACATCCGGACGGCAGTCACGTCGCGGTGGTGTCGAATACGGCGCAGGCCTCGCTGCTGCAACTCGTTCGGTGGACACCGGACGGATTCGGCGCGGTGGAGGAATTCGATCTGGCCGACCTCGGGATACACCCCGGGACGGACGGCGAAGCCGACAACGCACGCGGCGGCGTCACTGCGACCAACGTGCACTGGCATCCGAGCGGCCGTGCCCTGGCGGTGAACATCGACAGCCAGAACCGGGTCGCCTTCTTCACGGTTGACACCACCATTGCCGGCCGGCCCGGCGTTCGCCCATGGGGCGAACCCGTCAGCACCGGGGTGGATCCGTTCGTGGGCCGGTTCACCCCCGACGGACGCCACTATCTGACGTCGGACTGGGGCCGCGACCTCACTGCGACGGACCTGGACAAGCGGTTGCCCGGCGATCGCTCCACGCTCAGCGTGATCCGGATGGGTGAGCCCGGCACGGATCAACCGCAGAAGATCGGCACCGCGCAATCCGACAAGTCGGCGGAAGGGTTGGCGATCAGCCCGGACGGCCGATGGGTGGCCACGGTGAACATGCGCGGCACCGCCGTGCCCGCCGGGTCGCCGCTGCACGACGACCACGCGACGGTCAGTCTGCTGCGACTCGACGGCGACACCGGTGCGCTGAGCAAGGTCGGCGACTACCGCCTCGACGGCGTCCTGCCAGAGGGCGGCGCATTCGATTCCACCGGACGGTACTTCATCGCGACCGTGTTCGAGGGTGGGCCCGGCGGCCGCGGCTCCGGGCTGCAGGTGTACCGCGTCGGATCGGACGACGATCCGGGATTGACTGCAGTGCAACATGTCCCGCTTCCACACGGTGTGCACCACGTGGTGGCAGGCTGA